In Zonotrichia leucophrys gambelii isolate GWCS_2022_RI chromosome 14, RI_Zleu_2.0, whole genome shotgun sequence, a single window of DNA contains:
- the MIEF2 gene encoding mitochondrial dynamics protein MID49, whose protein sequence is MAAFWQQRGRRQESGGLGSVLDGLGSVFDVLLANARLVLGVSGAAVLAIATLAVKRLIDRATSPRDEGDPKAEQKSLEDSWQDLPLIKATPKPAKKQRREDLSEPLLSAAQPVVPDPRGSSVPLGAPQVQSSLTLQEKLLSHSSQLAVPEFQVSLVPQLARSICSQLQNFLRSKFPELPFGRPSLSGALLDGLEVLAADHVHLMLPLVLDAGLWSLISGEDTVVRNPQYWMIKRIDLGYFPRGCSPWDRFMVGRYLSSSVLNEILHKLLVASINWPAIGGLLGCAIHPMVASRELKLEVKHDQVDLSITLLPVVEMEDKVLVAVPPEGPVENLWLESFYRAEVSRLKELDAADSGARQLCLRILNGACKRQPRLHKLGGSPVTHLILHLSDTTSDWAQESLADRFQQVLEELVASLEKGVLPCYFNPKINLFSGLLEEEIDEMGFVLYRAITEPEVLLK, encoded by the exons ATGGCGGCGTTTTGGCAGCAGCGGGGCCGGCGGCAGGAGAGCGGCGGGCTGGGCAGCGTCCTGGACGGGCTGGGCAGCGTGTTCGATGTGCTGCTGGCCAAcgccaggctggtgctgggcgTCAGCGGCGCCGCCGTGCTGGCCATCGCCACGCTGGCTGTCAAGAGG CTGATCGACCGAGCCACCAGCCCTCGGGATGAGGGCGATCCCAAAGCTGAGCAGAAATCCCTGGAGGACAGCTGGCAGGACTTGCCATTGATCAAGGCAACACCAAAACCCGCCAAGAAGCAGAGGAGGGAAGACCTCAGCGAGCCCCTGCTGTCTGCAGCCCAGCCCGTGGTGCCAG atcccaggggctcctctgtccctctgggGGCTCCTCAGGTCCAGTCCAGCCTCACGCTGCAGGAGAAGCTCCTCtcacacagcagccagctggccGTGCCCGAGTTCCAAGTGTCCCTTGTCCCACAGCTGGCCAGGAGCATCTGCAGCCAACTGCAGAACTTCCTGAGGAGCaaattcccagagctgcccttcGGCCGCCCGTCCCTCAGCGGGGCCCTGCTCGATGGCCTCGAGGTGCTGGCAGCTGACCACGTCCACCTCATGCTCCCGCTGGTCCTCGACGCCGGGCTCTGGAGCCTCATCTCAGGGGAGGACACCGTGGTGAGGAACCCCCAGTACTGGATGATCAAGAGGATCGACCTGGGCTATTTCCCTCGtgggtgcagcccctgggaCAGGTTCATGGTGGGCAGGTACCTGTCCTCCAGCGTGCTCAACGAGATCCTCCACAAGCTGCTGGTGGCCTCCATCAACTGGCCTGCCATCGGTggcctgctgggctgtgccatccACCCCATGGTGGCCTCCCgggagctgaagctggaagtcaAACACGATCAGGTTGATCTGAGCATCACCCTCTTGCCAGTGGTGGAAATGGAGGACAAGGTTCTCGTGGCTGTTCCTCCTGAAGGACCGGTGGAAAACCTGTGGCTGGAGAGCTTTTACAGGGCGGAGGTGTcgaggctgaaggagctggatgCTGCTGACTCCGGGGCTCGGCAGCTCTGCCTGCGCATCCTCAATGGCGCCTGCAAGcgccagcccaggctgcacaaaCTGGGGGGCAGCCCTGTGACCCACCTGATCCTGCACCTCAGTGACACCACCTCGGACTGGGCACAGGAGAGCCTTGCTGACAGGTTCCAGCAGGTGCTCGAGGAGCTGGTGGCTTCCCTGGAGAAAGGAGTCCTGCCTTGCTATTTCAACCCCAAAATCAACCTGTTCTCCGGGCTCTTGGAAGAGGAAATTGATGAGATGGGCTTTGTGCTCTACAGGGCCATAACTGAGCCAGAGGTCCTGCTGAAGTGA
- the TOP3A gene encoding DNA topoisomerase 3-alpha, giving the protein MNVSVRLLRRASMLPQPWRCFSRAAEEVALQRIRKVLCVAEKNDAARGIAELLSNRRMRRREGFSKFNKIYEYDYQMFGQNVTMVMTSVSGHLLAHDFIMPFRKWHSCNPLALFDAEIEKYCPENYLDIKRTLEREIQQCQALVIWTDCDREGENIGFEIIHVCRAVKPNLQVFRARFSEITPHAVRAACENLTQPDQRTSDAVDVRQELDLRIGAAFTRFQTLRLRKIFPDILADQLISYGSCQFPTLGFVVERFKAIQAFVPEAFYKIKVTHDHEDGSVVFNWKRNRLFNHTACLVLYQMCMEDPVATVVDVVSKPKSKWRPLPLDTVELEKLASRKLKINAKETMTIAEKLYTKGFISYPRTETNIFPKELNLSALVEQQTQDPNWGGFAQRILDEGGPTPRSGTKSDQAHPPIHPTKYASNLQGNEQRLYEFIVRHFLACCSQDAKGQETTVEIDIANEQFIAQGLMILARNYLEVYPYDKWSDKVIPLYQKGSRFQPTTVEMVDGETSPPLLLTEADLIALMEKHGIGTDATHAEHIETIKTRMYVGLTADQRFLPGQLGMGLVEGYDSMGYEMSKPDLRAELEADLKLICEGKKDKSVVLQQQVQKYKQVFIEAVARANKLDQALAQYLGEAAEVPEQDEVYPATPLSVRKCPQCNSDMVLKTRKNGGFYLSCMGYPACKTAVWFPDFVVDVSRDESICDVCQPHPVHRLKFKFKKGSVPPVMPLEFVGCIGGCDEMLKELLDLKYLHRSSQPAPPTPQPGHHLQANHSLNRSSSETRQARGTSNVARGHLLSINTPRTPRAAPPAAPPAAADDGNAVVCNCGSEALLLTVRKDGPNKGRQFYKCGSGSCNFFLWADEQPQDRGSSTPLQPAAGRAPAGFQRPGGGREPLGSSSWDTGGGSGGGTVCRCEQPAVTRTVQKDGPNKGRQFHTCPKPREQQCGFFQWADENVAPGPSGDDSLNHFGSNGYSRGLGSKAKRPGNLSSASAAKKPRTCSICHQPGHTRKTCPQNH; this is encoded by the exons ATGAACGTGTCCGTGCGGCTGCTCCGCAGGGCCAGcatgctgccccagccctggcgcTGCTTCTCGCGGGCCGCGGAGGAGGTGGCGCTGCAGAGGATCCGCAAGGTGCTGTGCGTGGCCGAGAAGAACGATGCTGCCCGGGGCATCGCCGAGCTGCTCTCCAACAGGAGGATGCGGCGG cgAGAAGGGTTTTCCAAGTTCAACAAAATCTATGAATATGATTACCAGATGTTTGGCCAG AACGTTACCATGGTGATGACATCCGTGTCAGGACATTTACTGGCTCATGATTTTATCATGCCATTTCGCAAATG GCATAGCTGCAACCCTTTAGCTCTTTTTGATGCTGAAATTGAGAAGTATTGCCCTGAAAATTACCTGGATATCAAG aGAACCCTTGAACGGGAAATCCAGCAGTGCCAAGCCCTGGTGATCTGGACTGACTGCGACCGAGAAGGAGAGAACATTGGCTTTGAGATCATCCACGTGTGCAGAGCTG tgaaGCCAAACCTGCAGGTGTTCCGAGCACGGTTCTCTGAGATCACCCCTCACGCCGTCAGGGCCGCCTGCGAGAACCTCACCCAGCCCGACCAGAGAACCAGCGACGCCGTGGACgtcaggcaggagctggaccTCAGGATAG GTGCTGCCTTCACCAGATTCCAGACGCTGAGGCTGCGCAAGATCTTCCCTGATATTTTAGCAGATCAGCTCATCAGCTATGGCAGCTGCCAGTTCCCCACACTGGGATTTGTAGTTGAACGCTTTAAAGCCATCCAGgcttttgttcctgaagccttcTACAAAATTAAAG TGACCCACGACCATGAGGATGGCAGCGTGGTCTTCAACTGGAAGAGGAACCGGCTCTTCAACCACACGGCGTGCCTGGTCCTTTACCAGATGTGTATGGAG GATCCGGTAGCGACTGTTGTTGATGTTGTGAGCAAGCCAAAGAGCAAATGGAGGCCCCTGCCCCTGGACACTGTG GAACTGGAAAAATTGGCTTCCcgcaaactgaaaataaatgcaaaggaAACAATGACAATAGCAGAAAAACTCTATACTAAAGG GTTCATTAGTTACCCTCGAACTGAGACCAACATtttccccaaggagctgaaccTGTCTGCCTTGGTagaacagcaaacacaggaCCCAAACTGGGGAGGGTTTGCACAGAGGATTTTGGATGAGGGTGGGCCGACCCCTCGGAGTGGAACCAAATCTGATCAGGCTCACCCTCCCATTCACCCCACAAAATATGCCAGCAACCTGCAG GGCAATGAGCAGAGACTCTACGAGTTCATCGTGCGCCACTTCCTGGCTTGCTGCTCTCAGGATGCCAAAGGACAGGAAACAACTGTGGAGATCGACATTGCCAACGAGCAATTCATTGCTCAGGGACTCATGATCCTGGCCAGAAATTACCTGGAAGTGTATCCCTATGACAAGTGGAGTGATAAG GTTATCCCTCTGTATCAGAAAGGGTCTCGTTTTCAGCCCACCACGGTGGAGATGGTGGATGGGGAAACCAgtcctcccctgctcctcacagaagCAGATCTCATTGCTCTCATGGAAAAACACGGCATTG GGACTGATGCCACCCACGCCGAGCACATCGAGACGATCAAGACGCGCATGTACGTGGGGCTGACGGCGGATCAGCGCTTCCTGCCCGGCCAGCTGGGCATGGGGCTGGTGGAAG GCTATGATTCCATGGGCTACGAGATGTCCAAGCCTGACCTTCGAGCTGAGCTGGAGGCTGATCTAAAACTGATCTGTGAGGGGAAGAAAGACAAATCTGTAGTGTTGCAGCAGCAGGTCCAGAAGTACAAGCAGGTCTTCATTGAAGCGGTGGCCAGAGCCAACAA GTTGGACCAGGCCCTGGCCCAGTAtctgggagaagctgcagaagtTCCAGAGCAGGATGAGGTGTACCCAGCCACGCCCCTTTCTGTTCGGAAATGTCCCCAGTGCAACAGTGACATGGTCCTGAAGACCAGGAAGAACGGCGG GTTCTACCTCAGCTGCATGGGCTATCCAGCCTGTAAAACTGCAGTCTGGTTCCCTGATTTTGTGGTGGATGTGAGCAGGGATGAGAGCATCTGTGATGTGTGTCAACCCCATCCAGTTCACAG acTGAAGTTTAAATTCAAGAAGGGCAGCGTTCCCCCTGTGATGCCCCTGGAGTTCGTTGGCTGCATTGGAGGCTGTGATGAGATGCTGAAAGAGCTTTTGGACCTCAAGTACTTGCACAGATCATCCCAACCTGCACCACCCACCCCCCAACCCGGGCACCACCTGCAGGCCAACCACTCCCTGAACAGATCCAGCAGCGAGACCAGGCAGGCCAGGGGGACCTCAAATGTGGCACGGGGACACCTGCTCTCCATCAacacccccagaacccccagggctgctcctccagctgctcctccagctgctgcagacgACGGCAATGCTGTGGTGTGCAACTGTGGCAGCGAGGCGCTGCTGCTGACCGTGCGCAAGGACGGCCCCAACAAGGGCCGCCAGTTCTACAAGTGCGGCTCCGGCTCCTGCAACTTCTTCCTCTGGGCTGAcgagcagccacaggacagaggcagctccaCGCCGCTCCAGCCCGCTGCTGGGAGAGCCCCAGCAGGATTCCAGAggccaggaggaggcagggagcccctgggaagcagcagctgggacactgGAGGTGGCAGTGGTGGTGGCACGGTGTGCAGGTGTGAGCAGCCCGCGGTGACGCGCACCGTGCAGAAGGACGGCCCCAACAAGGGCAGGCAGTTCCACACCTGCCCCAAGCCCCgggagcagcagtgtggctTCTTCCAGTGGGCAGATGAGAACGTGGCACCAG GCCCTTCTGGAGATGACTCTTTGAACCACTTTGGCAGCAATGGATACTCCAGGGGCTTGGGAAGCAAGGCCAAGAGACCAGGCAATCTCTCCTCAGCATCTGCTGCCAAGAAGCCACGGACCTGCAGCATTTGCCACCAGCCTGGGCACACGAGGAAAACCTGTCCTCAGAACCactga